AAAAATGAGTTTTTTGATTGGTTTTTTATTAAGACCAAGATGTGCTTGTGTTTCCGAAAGCAGTTCCTGATACTGAACTTCGGCAGCATTTGGGACCTTTTCATTTTTCCCGCAAGAAAACAAAAACATCAAAACGCTGCTTAAAAGAATCGTTTTTTTCATAGGTTTAGATTTGTTAGAAATTTTAGGGCATTCCAAATATATAATTTTCTTACAAACCACCGCAAAAAAAATAAAACTTAACCTCTCTTAATTTCGTGACCTACAAACTCTTCCAGTGTTGCAAACATTTCTTCTACCGAAAGTACTTCTGTATCGGGATGCGATTTTAAGAATGCAGCATTCAATTCGGTCAAATTTTCATCCAGTTCAAAATAAGCATTGTTGTTTAGCAAATCTTTGAAAGCGTTTGGAGTATCGTATTTCTCTTTTAGAAATTTCCCCAATTTGATAGTACTCTGCAAACGCAACTTACGGCATTGTTCTTTAAATAATTCCAAATGCTTTTCTGCGCCAATTAAAGCTAAACCTTCTTCGATTAATTCGTTCAATTCTTTGTTCCAACCCGAATCATGCACGAACTTCGAAAAATTTCCCTCGGCATATTTTGAAGCGTAAAAATCTAAATAATAACTCATTAAAGCATCTTCGTGAATTAAATCGTCGTCTATTTTTTCTTCGCGCATTAAATTGATTACTGAAATATTCGAATTGACAACGTCTTGCGGATTTTCACTATTCGCTGCAGTTTCTGAAATTATGATTTTACCGAATTCCATTTGAATTTTTATTTAAAAGATTGTGATGCAAAGTTGAGAGAAATAATAATATAAACCATATCTTTTTTGCTCATTCTCTAACTGATCAGGCTTTAATTTTGGTATCACAAAATAGAAAAATTGTATTTTAGCACAATCTGAAACTCCTTCTAAATTAAAATTTCCAAAAAACTCAACTCAAAAAATGCATTGTTTAAACAAACAACAGATTTATAATGAAAAAGAAAATGCAGCACCTTTTCAGTTCTTTTGGAAATAGCGACCAGACTAACTTTAAAAAAACATTTACTTATCTAGAAACGGTTGGAAAAATACTGCCACATTCTAAAATTTGTTTTGATCTTTTAGAAAAATTAAACTATCAAACTACAGATTCAGAATCAGATTCTTTAATAACAGTATTACATAAAATACAGTTTACATCTAACACAAACAGTTATTTTTACTTCTATTTTCCGCTAGTCAGTCACATTTTACATTACAAACCACAGTACGAAAAAGAAATTTTAAAACATTTAATCGGACCCAATTTTGCAAACGGCACTTCAGCTGTAGAAGAAATGATAGAGATTATTCATGGAGCTATGAAGTACAAATTAAATGAGAATCAATACTACCTCAGCAAAGAAAGTCAAGATTGGATTACCAGCGAATTACCAAAACTAGAAAAAGAAGTACAACGTGAAATAGACATTTGCTGGAAAGAACTTGACGATTAAGATTATGAAAACAAATTACACTTTAGAAAAAGAGTTTCTAAAAAAGGTTGAAATCGATGATGAAACAAACAAAAGGGAAATCTCAACCGACGATCAAATTAAAAATCTTCTCTCTGAGTATCCAAAACTGCCAGGAGACTATATTAGTTACTTAAAAGAAATTGGTTCAGGTAGTTTTAGGCAATGTCAATTTAATGTCGCTAGTTCATTATTTGATTTAGAAGATTTAGGCTTAGAGGATCATTATGAATTGAAATCCAATATCTGGTTTTTTGGAGATAATTTTGCAGGCGATTTTGCGGGTTTTGACTTTGATCAAAATAACAGAAAAGTAGTTGAATTTTGGCATGAAAGCGGAGAACTTTATTACACAAATAAGTCGTTTCAAACTTACATAAGAGAACAAATGCTAATGGATGAGAATGATATTAAATAACAAAAAACCTTTTGCATCACATTTATTTGTTATTGAGCACAATCTTTAATTAAAATTAGCGTTATCTTTATCTAATAAAAGATGCAGATAAAACTAAACACCTTTCACGCAACTATTTGAACACAAATGCATCTGTTTATATAGAAGACTTTATGCAAAAGTCTTTGCAACCAAAACCAAAACCATGAAAAGGATTGTCCTAATACTTAGCATATTGCTAGCTTTAACGAGTTGCGAGAATGATGATTTACCAAATTCTGATGTGCAATATTCGTTAATTGCTAAAGGAGATTCTTTTCCAAATGATGAAAGTCTTGCGCCAATACATTTGATTATTAAAGACCAAAAAGCTTGGGATAAATTAATTGCAGAAATGAATGTTTCTACCAATTTGTCTAAAGATTTTAAAGAAATTAATATTGATTTTAGCAAATATCAAGTTATTGCTGTTATAGATAAAACTCAAAACACAGAAGGTCATTCTATCGATATTGTTGAAATTACCGAAAATCGAAATACTATAATTGTAAAAGTAGAGAGACTAAAAAGTGGCAATAATACTTTAAAACTATCAAGACCTTACGACATTATCAAAACAGATAAGACAGACAAAAAAGTTATTTTTGAGCAATAATCTTTAATCTTCACAACTTTTAAAGTTTTTAAGAACACTCGAAAGCTTTTTAAAGATCATAAAAACGACAACATTATTTTGAAGGTTTTAAAATTAACTGAATTAATTCAAAATGAAATCGTTGCCTAGCATTTTTAACTTTTCTTCTTTTATTTTCTTATTTCGAAAGCAAATTTTTAATCAAAAAGTAATGCTAAAATAGCCATGAAAAACAAAACGTGTCTATGAAATACAATAATAAAACGTAATTTTATTCCATTAAGAATCAGTTTAGATTCAAAATAGGAAAATATGAGCGGAAGAAAAGCATTAGAATATTACGTTTTAGACGTATTCTCCAACGAAAGCTACAAAGGAAATCCACTTTCGGTTGTTTTTACAGATGGAAATTTAAAATTAGAAACTTATCAGGATATTTCTAAAGAATTTGGCTATTCTGAAACTTCTTTTGTTTATTATTCTACAAGAGAAAAAGCACTTGTAGTCCGTTCGTTTACTCCAACCGGAATAGAAATCGACGGCGCAGGCCATAATTTATTAGGCGCGGTCTGTGGCGCCCTACTAAAAGGAATTCCCATTTTTGAGGAGCAAAATGAAAGCGAACCGTTTGTAATTATGAACCATTCGGCAATTCCAGTATCAGTAAGTTTCGATTTGGATAATTTTTCACCAGTTGTTCAAATGCATCAAAAATCGGCAGTTATAAAAAGTGAAATTCCAACTTATAGAATTGCGGTGGCGCTGGGTTTAAAGATTGAAGATTTGGATGTAAATTCTTTTGTTCCAACAATAGTCAAAACAGAAGTTGCGCATACAATGGTTCCTATAAAAAACAGCCAGATATTGAACAGCTTTGTCCCAGACAACCAGCTTTTAATTCAAATCTCAAAAGAATATAATTTTGAAGGTTTTTATTGTTTCGCTCCAGCAGATGAAGGTCAGGATCATATAGTCGAAACAAGGTTTTTTAATCCTATCATCGGAATAAATGAAGATCCAGCAACGGGAACAGCTGCTGGTCCTTTAATTGGTTTTTTAACGCAAAAGAAATTTACTAAACCCGATAAAGAGTATAAAATTCTTCAAGGTGTCAAATTAAAGCAGCCATCAATGATTGAAGTTATGAACCGTGACGAAGATATTCTGGTTGGCGGTTCTTCAATTATTACTATGAAAGGCGAACTTTATATATAAAAAAACCGCATCTGGCAGAATGCGGTTTAAATATTTAAAACTAGCTAACTCTTCTTAGTTTGTTTTCATTGGTGGCAAATCGAATGCGATAGAATCGTGTTCGAAATTATTACGGTGTGCTCCATCGCAAAATGGTTTGTTTGCAGAATGTCCGCAACGGCAAAGTCCAAGTGCAGATCTTCCTTGTAAACCGTAAAGTGTTCCTTCTGGATCCATGATTTCAAAATCTCCTTCGATTTTTATTGATCCATTTTTATTGATGATTAATTTTGTCTTGCTCATAAACTTGTTTTTTTCGAGTGCAAAGATTGCGAAATATATCTTTATTTATAAGCGGCAAACGTAGTTTAAACTGGTTCTATTTTAATTGGTTTTACCACAGAGATGCGCAGAGGTTTTCACTGAGATTCACAAAGTTTTTTATTGTTAGGGCGAATTAATCTCGCAAAGGTTCTATTCTTTTGTCAGGCTGAGTGAAGTCGAAGTCCCGCAAAGAGGTTTTATTGTTGGCGAATTAATCTCGCAAAGGCGCAGAGACGCAAAGATTTTATTCTTTTGTCAGACTGAGCGATCCCGAGACTTGGGAGAAGTGCTGCAAAGTTTTTTTGAATTGCGTCCAGCTTTAGCTGAATGTAATTATAATATAAGAACCGCTAAATTGGCTTTAGCCCAAAATAAGCATTTGGCTAAAGCCATATAAATTAACATACATTATGACCTCCAGCTAAAGCTGGAGGCAATTAATATTTAAAATTAAAATCTTTTATAATTCTTTTAATCTGTGGCATAAAAACACTTTGTGACTTTACGCTTTTGCGAGATTAATTCGATTTAATTAAAAAAAACTTAGCGAATCTTTGTGTTTTTCTTCGCGATTCTCTGTGTAATATTAAAATCTCAATTCTATTGCTTATTTTTGCACTCAATAAAATTGAGTTATGACACAGAATCCAAAGAGATATACGATCACGGCGGCATTACCTTACACCAATGGACCTATTCATATTGGGCATTTGGCGGGGGTTTACGTGCCTGCAGATATATATTCGAGATACTTAAGATTGCAAGGAAAAGATGTAGCATTTATCTGCGGAAGCGATGAACACGGCGTTGCAATTTCAATGAAAGCCAAAAAAGAAGGAATTACACCACAAGAAGTTATTGATAAATATGACGGAATTATCCGTAAATCGTTTGCAGATTTCGGCATTTCATTCAACAATTATTCTAGAACTTCGGCGAAAATTCATCATGATACGGCTCAGGAATTTTTTAGAAAACTGTATGATAATGGTGATTTTATTGAAGAAGTAACAGAGCAGTTGTACGATGCAAAAGCAGATCAGTTTTTAGCTGACCGTTTTGTGGTTGGAACTTGCCCAAGATGCGGCAATGAAGGAGCTTACGGTGATCAATGCGAAAATTGCGGATCTACCTTAAATGCGACTGATTTGATTAACCCGAAATCGACAATTACTGGAGAAACTCCTATTCTTAAAGAAACAAAACACTGGTTTTTACCTTTAGATAGATATTCTGATTTCTTAACCAAATGGATTTTAGAAGGCCATAAAAACGACTGGAAACCGAACGTTTACGGACAAGTAAAATCTTGGATCGACGGCGGATTGGAACCTCGTGCCGTAACGCGTGACTTAGACTGGGGAATTGATGTTCCGGTTGAAGGTGCTGAAGGCAAAAAATTATATGTTTGGTTTGATGCACCAATCGGATATATTTCGTCTACTAAAGAATGGGCAGCGCGCGAAGGAAAAGACTGGGAGCCGTATTGGAAAGATGAAGACACCAAATTGGTTCACTTTATTGGGAAAGACAATATTGTTTTTCACTGTATCATTTTCCCAGCCATGCTAAAAGCCGAAGGAAGTTATATTTTGCCAGACAATGTTCCAGCAAATGAGTTTTTGAATTTGGAAGGAAACAAACTTTCGACTTCTAAAAACTGGGCAGTTTGGTTACACGAATATTTAGAAGAATTTCCAGATAAGCAGGATGTTTTGCGTTATGCATTAACATCAAACGCTCCTGAAACAAAAGATAATGATTTTACGTGGAAAGATTTCCAAGCAAGAAATAACAATGAATTAGTTGCTATTTTCGGAAACTTCATTAATCGTGTTGTGGTTTTAACCAACAAATATTACGATGGAATTATTCCAACGGCAAATGAATTTACAGAAATTGATGAAGCAACTTTAAACGAATTAAAAGCGTATCCAGCTGTAATTTCAAGTTCTGTTGAGCGTTACAGATTCCGTGAAGCTTTAGGTGAATTGATGAATGTTGCTCGTTTAGGAAATAAATACCTTGCTGACGAAGAGCCTTGGAAAGTAATGAAAGACAATCCAGAACGTGTAAAAACTCAAATGTATGTGGCGTTGCAAATTGCTGCTGCGTTGAGCGTTTTAGCTGAGCCGTTTTTACCTTTTACAGCTTCTAAGCTTTCTAAAATCTTGAATTTAGGTGATCTTAAAGAACATTTTGCTGGATTTAGTAAGTTTTTGAAAGAGAAAGATCGCGATGCAAAAGACATTGTAATTGATAAAACTTTAGGTTGGAATGACATTTCTGAAAACTCAGATTTAATTCCGGCAGGACATAAAATTGGTGAAGCAGAATTGCTTTTCGCTAAAATTGAAGACGAAGAAATACAAAAACAAGTAGATAAATTGGAAGCGACAAAAACCGCAAATATTGCTGAAAACAAACAAGCAGAACCACAAAAAGATTTAATTCAGTTTGAGGATTTTGCGAAAATGGATATTCGTATTGGAACAATTTTGGAAGCTGAAAAAATGCCAAAAGCAAACAAACTTTTAGTATTAAAAGTTGACACTGGAATTGACGTTCGTACGATTGTTTCAGGAATTGCAGAGAGTTTTTCTCCAGAAGAAATTATCGGAAAACGTGTTTCTGTATTAGCAAACTTAGCGCCAAGAGCTTTACGCGGAGTTGAAAGTCAAGGAATGATCTTAATGACAACAAATGCAGAAGGAAAACTAGTTTTTGTAAACCCAGATGCTGATGCACCAAATGGAGCAACAGTAAATTAAGATTTAAATATTAAATAAAATAGCGTGAATCAGTTAAGTTTAACTGATTCACGCTTTTTCATTTAAAACATCAATGAATTTAATTATTTCAAAAAATTTAAGATATTCGCAAAAATTAATTTTCATGAAAAAAGCTTTACTACTTTTATTAATTTTCTTTTTTACAAAATCATTTTCAGCAACACCAACTAAATCTGATCCAATTAATTCAGACATTAAAAATCAGATATTAATACTCACTAAAAAAAATGATTCATTAGCTAAGCGCCTTGATCAAATTGAAAAAAGTGATTATAAATCAGTTGATGTAATCGAAAAAGTTAATGATTTCTATGATAAGTCATGGAACAGACTAATTGCATTTTTGGGCCTTGCCGGTTCAATTATATTGATTGTAATTCCTTACATACAAATTAGAACTTATGATGATAAAATCAATGCTAAAACTAATGAACTTACAAGTTTTACAAATCGTAAAGTTGCCGAATTAGAGTTAAAAATAACCAATTTTCATAAAGAACAATTTGAACAACTCAGAAATGAAATCACCTTATCACAAGAAGAATTAAATAAAAATATCAATAATGAGGTTGAATATCTAAAAGCATTAATTTTTGCTTTAAGAGGAATGGTTTCTCTCAATGACAAAAATTATGACATGTATTTTCGACAATACACAGTAGCTTTAAATCTATTTATTGGACTAAATAAAACTTCCGATATAGAAGGCATACTTAAAGCAATAAATAAAAGTATTAATAGATGCATCAAACAAGAAATTAAAATAACTGAACATACAAAATCTCAAATTGATAAACTTATCGTTAATTTAGAAAGAGATTATTATGAAATTTTCCCCAAAATGATCGATCAATTAAAAACCGAAAGTGCAAAACTTTAATTTATTAAAAAATAAGTTTTTTACTACATTTATTGCTCTTCATAAAAGTCATTTTTTGTAAGTTTGTTCTGCAAAAAATACACTATAGGATTTATTTAGCAACTTTCTAATAAAAGTTAACATAAGCGAATCCCTCGTCATGATGTCCCTGCGGAAACAATGGGAAAACCTATCCCTATGGGGTATTTTTTGCACATCTAAAACGAGGGATTCGTGCGTTTAATATTTTCAGGTTTATGCAAAAAAGTGAAAATCAAAAACCGACACACCACGATGTAATGCCATCGATGGCAAAATTCCTCTCAGACCTTTGGTTTGAAGGAGATTTTAGAGAACAGCCCAATTATCTGTCTGAAATTTTCAAGCGAATTCTTGAAACAGACTTGGGAGATGACAAAGAGCTAAGATCAAAAATGATGGAGTGCATCAAAATCAGCGAAATGCTTGCCAAAACGCTCGAACCGTTTTCGGATAAACAAATTGAAAAGGCTTGCAATAAATTCATTTTAATTTAAAAACAGCATTTAAAAGCGTGAAATTTCAAATTGAATTTCGCGCTTTTTCATTCTAAAAGCAATTATAAACACATTTTTCATCCAAATTAGTTTTCTTACAAAAAAAATTAGATATTAGCGCCAATTGTTATTCAAAAAACTGAATATTATGGAGCTATTAGAAAGTTTACCGACTTTGCTTAAATCTTTTTGGTACATCGCGATTCCAACAAGTTTGATTTTTCTGATTCAAACCATTATTACCTTTTCGGGTCTTGATGTTGCAGATGGTTTCGATACCGATTTTGATGCCGATGTTCATGATGGCGGAGATTTTCAGCTTTTCTCATTACGAAACCTTATTAATTTTCTTTTAGGTTTTAGTTGGACTGGAATTTCTTTTTATGCTACACTTGGTGAAAAGCCTGTCTTTCTTATTGCGACTTCATTTGTTGTTGGAGTTTTGTTTGTGCTTTTGTTTTTCTTCGTAATCAAACAAGTGCAAAAACTAGCTGAAGACAATTCTTTTAAAATAACCAATACACTAAATAAAACTGCGGAAGTATATCTGACTATTCCCGAAAAGAAAAGCGGAAAAGGCAAAATTATGATTAGCGTAAACGGTGCCTTTCATGAACTGGAAGCCATGACAGAAAATGATAGAATTCCGTCAGGAAGTTCAGTAAAAGTTGTCAAAATAGAAAACAACAACCTCTTAATCGTAGAAACCATATAATACACATACCATGTTAATGAACCCAATTATTTTGATTGCAGTTGCGGCAATCGTTCTATTCGTAACCATTTCAGCATTAATCTCGAGGTACAAACGCTGTCCTTCAGATAAAATTTTAGTAATCTACGGACGCACTGGCGGCACTTCTGCACGATGCGTGCATGGCGGAGGCGCTTTTATCTGGCCAGTTATTCAGGATTATTCTTTTCTGGATTTAAAACCACTTTCTATCGAAGCCAATTTGACAAATGCGTTAAGCCGTCAGAACATTAGAGTAGATGTCCCTTGCCGATTCACCATTGCAATTTCTACAGAATCGGACAGTATGAACACTGCTGCTGAAAGATTATTAGGTTTATCATCAGAACAAGTTCAAGAGCTTGCAAAAGATATTTTGTTTGGTCAATTGCGTTTGGTTATTGCAACAATGACTATTGAAGAAATCAACTCAGATCGTGATAAATTCTTGGACAATATTTCTAAAAATGTTGACAGCGAATTAAAGAAAATTGGTCTTAAACTAATAAACGTTAACGTTACCGATATTCGTGACGAATCTGGTTATATCGAAGCTTTAGGAAAAGAAGCGGCTGCAAAAGCGATCAACGAAGCTAAAATCAGCGTGGCTGAGCAGGAAAAAATAGGAGAAACTGGTAAAGCTCTTGCTGACAGAGAAAAAGACACTCAAATTGCTGAAACACACAGAGACCGAGATGTAAAAATAGCCATTACACAAAAAGACCGTGAAATTAGTATTGCAACAGCTGCTAAAGATGAAACGATTGGAAAGGCCGAAGCAGAAAGAGATACAAGGGTAAAAACATCTGAAGCAAACGCAATCGCAATTCAGGGAGAAAACGAAGCGAAAATTGCCATCGCAAATTCTGAAGCTATTCGTAGAGAAAAAGAAGCAGAATCGTTGCGTATTGCAATTGCTGCCGAAAAAGTACAACAGGCAAAAGCACTGGAAGAATCATATCTTGCAGAACAAAAAGCCGAATTGGCACGTTCTGAAAGAGAACGCTCTACACAAATTGCCAACATTGTAGTTCCTGCTGAAATTGCTAAACAAAGAGCCATCATTGAAGCGCAAGCTGCTGCCGAAACCATCAGAGAAAATGCAAAAGGAGAAGCGGATGCAATCTTCGCTAAAATGGAAGCAGAAGCAAAAGGTTTATTTGAAATCTTAACCAAACAAGCAGAAGGTTACAAAGATGTTGTGGCTGCCGCTGGCGGAGATCCGAGCAAAGCATTCCAGCTTTTATTATTGGAGAAACTTCCTGAATTGGTTAAAACTCAGGTGGAAGCGGTTAAAAACATCAAAATTGACAAAATCACGGTTTGGGATTCTGGAAGCGGTCAAGGCGAAAACGGTTCAACAGCCAATTTTGTTTCTGGAATGATGAAGACAGTTCCGCCATTAAATGATCTATTCAATATGGCAGGTTTAAATCTACCAACTTATTTAAAAGGCGAAGATGCTCCTGAAGTTCCTCCAACTATTCAAGTAGAAGAAACGAAAGAGTAAAAAACTTCTTTCTAAAACAAAAAAGCGCGAACCAATTAACAGTTTTAATTGATTCGCGCTTTTTGCTTTCAAAATAGTCGCTTTCTGAATTATCTTTGAAAAATAATACACAATTAAAATTCATTAAATGAAACTCACCAAACCAAGATTAGCGTTAATCTGCGG
The Flavobacterium humidisoli DNA segment above includes these coding regions:
- a CDS encoding NfeD family protein, which gives rise to MELLESLPTLLKSFWYIAIPTSLIFLIQTIITFSGLDVADGFDTDFDADVHDGGDFQLFSLRNLINFLLGFSWTGISFYATLGEKPVFLIATSFVVGVLFVLLFFFVIKQVQKLAEDNSFKITNTLNKTAEVYLTIPEKKSGKGKIMISVNGAFHELEAMTENDRIPSGSSVKVVKIENNNLLIVETI
- a CDS encoding CDGSH iron-sulfur domain-containing protein; protein product: MSKTKLIINKNGSIKIEGDFEIMDPEGTLYGLQGRSALGLCRCGHSANKPFCDGAHRNNFEHDSIAFDLPPMKTN
- a CDS encoding flotillin family protein; the protein is MNPIILIAVAAIVLFVTISALISRYKRCPSDKILVIYGRTGGTSARCVHGGGAFIWPVIQDYSFLDLKPLSIEANLTNALSRQNIRVDVPCRFTIAISTESDSMNTAAERLLGLSSEQVQELAKDILFGQLRLVIATMTIEEINSDRDKFLDNISKNVDSELKKIGLKLINVNVTDIRDESGYIEALGKEAAAKAINEAKISVAEQEKIGETGKALADREKDTQIAETHRDRDVKIAITQKDREISIATAAKDETIGKAEAERDTRVKTSEANAIAIQGENEAKIAIANSEAIRREKEAESLRIAIAAEKVQQAKALEESYLAEQKAELARSERERSTQIANIVVPAEIAKQRAIIEAQAAAETIRENAKGEADAIFAKMEAEAKGLFEILTKQAEGYKDVVAAAGGDPSKAFQLLLLEKLPELVKTQVEAVKNIKIDKITVWDSGSGQGENGSTANFVSGMMKTVPPLNDLFNMAGLNLPTYLKGEDAPEVPPTIQVEETKE
- a CDS encoding SMI1/KNR4 family protein, whose protein sequence is MKTNYTLEKEFLKKVEIDDETNKREISTDDQIKNLLSEYPKLPGDYISYLKEIGSGSFRQCQFNVASSLFDLEDLGLEDHYELKSNIWFFGDNFAGDFAGFDFDQNNRKVVEFWHESGELYYTNKSFQTYIREQMLMDENDIK
- a CDS encoding PhzF family phenazine biosynthesis protein codes for the protein MSGRKALEYYVLDVFSNESYKGNPLSVVFTDGNLKLETYQDISKEFGYSETSFVYYSTREKALVVRSFTPTGIEIDGAGHNLLGAVCGALLKGIPIFEEQNESEPFVIMNHSAIPVSVSFDLDNFSPVVQMHQKSAVIKSEIPTYRIAVALGLKIEDLDVNSFVPTIVKTEVAHTMVPIKNSQILNSFVPDNQLLIQISKEYNFEGFYCFAPADEGQDHIVETRFFNPIIGINEDPATGTAAGPLIGFLTQKKFTKPDKEYKILQGVKLKQPSMIEVMNRDEDILVGGSSIITMKGELYI
- a CDS encoding protease complex subunit PrcB family protein, which gives rise to MKRIVLILSILLALTSCENDDLPNSDVQYSLIAKGDSFPNDESLAPIHLIIKDQKAWDKLIAEMNVSTNLSKDFKEINIDFSKYQVIAVIDKTQNTEGHSIDIVEITENRNTIIVKVERLKSGNNTLKLSRPYDIIKTDKTDKKVIFEQ
- the metG gene encoding methionine--tRNA ligase, coding for MTQNPKRYTITAALPYTNGPIHIGHLAGVYVPADIYSRYLRLQGKDVAFICGSDEHGVAISMKAKKEGITPQEVIDKYDGIIRKSFADFGISFNNYSRTSAKIHHDTAQEFFRKLYDNGDFIEEVTEQLYDAKADQFLADRFVVGTCPRCGNEGAYGDQCENCGSTLNATDLINPKSTITGETPILKETKHWFLPLDRYSDFLTKWILEGHKNDWKPNVYGQVKSWIDGGLEPRAVTRDLDWGIDVPVEGAEGKKLYVWFDAPIGYISSTKEWAAREGKDWEPYWKDEDTKLVHFIGKDNIVFHCIIFPAMLKAEGSYILPDNVPANEFLNLEGNKLSTSKNWAVWLHEYLEEFPDKQDVLRYALTSNAPETKDNDFTWKDFQARNNNELVAIFGNFINRVVVLTNKYYDGIIPTANEFTEIDEATLNELKAYPAVISSSVERYRFREALGELMNVARLGNKYLADEEPWKVMKDNPERVKTQMYVALQIAAALSVLAEPFLPFTASKLSKILNLGDLKEHFAGFSKFLKEKDRDAKDIVIDKTLGWNDISENSDLIPAGHKIGEAELLFAKIEDEEIQKQVDKLEATKTANIAENKQAEPQKDLIQFEDFAKMDIRIGTILEAEKMPKANKLLVLKVDTGIDVRTIVSGIAESFSPEEIIGKRVSVLANLAPRALRGVESQGMILMTTNAEGKLVFVNPDADAPNGATVN
- a CDS encoding DMP19 family protein, whose translation is MEFGKIIISETAANSENPQDVVNSNISVINLMREEKIDDDLIHEDALMSYYLDFYASKYAEGNFSKFVHDSGWNKELNELIEEGLALIGAEKHLELFKEQCRKLRLQSTIKLGKFLKEKYDTPNAFKDLLNNNAYFELDENLTELNAAFLKSHPDTEVLSVEEMFATLEEFVGHEIKRG